In the genome of Chloroflexota bacterium, one region contains:
- a CDS encoding aspartate aminotransferase family protein, with product MDERALFGRTARLAADYRAGLDERPVARPVDLDALRAALGGPLPEATTEPREVIERLAAAADPGLVASAGPRYFGFVVGSGHPAATAADWLTTAWNQNAGLYALSPAAAVAEEVAGRWLVELFGLPSGTSVGFPTGATMATFTALAAARDRVLRDVGWDVEEEGLVGAPPINVVVGAEAHVTIFASLQMLGLGRGARHVHRVAADGQGRMRPDALRATLAGLDGPTIVCAQSGNVNSGAFDPLPEIVAAVRGHGGWLHVDGAFGLWAAVAPARRHLVAGIELADSWTTDAHKWLNVPYDSGLVFVRDVAAHQVAMRLGAAYYVETGGAERDSYNWVPESSRRARGFAVWAALASLGRQGLAELIERDCTNASRMAEGLATEAGVAILNEVVLNQVLVRFLPNDPAAAPSPDPAADALTRDVIARVQADGTCWLGGTTWHDMTAMRVSVSGWQTTPADIDRSAEAILRCARAARDALDATVAPTR from the coding sequence ATGGACGAGCGCGCACTGTTCGGGCGCACGGCGAGACTGGCGGCCGACTACCGGGCAGGCCTGGACGAGCGGCCGGTAGCGCGACCGGTCGACCTCGATGCCCTGCGCGCAGCGCTCGGCGGCCCCCTGCCCGAGGCCACCACGGAGCCCCGTGAGGTCATCGAGCGGCTGGCCGCCGCGGCGGACCCGGGCCTCGTCGCGTCCGCCGGGCCGCGCTACTTTGGCTTCGTCGTGGGCAGCGGGCATCCCGCGGCGACCGCGGCAGACTGGCTGACGACCGCCTGGAACCAGAACGCCGGGCTCTACGCGCTGTCGCCCGCGGCGGCCGTCGCCGAGGAGGTGGCCGGGCGATGGCTCGTCGAGCTGTTCGGCCTTCCGAGCGGAACGAGCGTCGGCTTTCCGACCGGGGCGACGATGGCGACCTTCACGGCGCTCGCGGCGGCCCGTGACCGCGTCCTCCGCGACGTGGGCTGGGACGTGGAGGAGGAGGGACTCGTCGGGGCCCCACCGATCAACGTCGTCGTCGGCGCCGAGGCGCACGTGACGATCTTCGCGTCACTCCAGATGCTCGGCCTGGGGCGGGGCGCCCGCCATGTCCATCGGGTCGCCGCGGACGGGCAGGGCCGGATGCGACCGGACGCCCTTCGGGCGACCCTCGCCGGCCTCGACGGGCCGACCATCGTCTGCGCCCAGTCCGGCAACGTGAACAGTGGCGCGTTCGATCCATTGCCGGAGATCGTCGCCGCCGTGCGCGGCCACGGCGGCTGGCTCCACGTGGACGGTGCCTTTGGACTGTGGGCGGCCGTGGCACCCGCGCGGCGGCACCTCGTCGCCGGCATCGAGCTCGCGGACTCGTGGACGACGGATGCCCACAAGTGGCTCAACGTGCCGTACGACTCGGGACTCGTGTTCGTCCGCGACGTGGCTGCGCACCAGGTGGCGATGCGCCTTGGGGCGGCGTACTACGTGGAGACCGGCGGGGCCGAACGCGACAGCTACAACTGGGTACCCGAGTCGTCGCGCCGGGCGCGCGGCTTCGCGGTCTGGGCCGCCCTCGCGTCCCTCGGGCGGCAGGGGCTCGCCGAGCTCATCGAGCGCGACTGCACGAACGCCTCCCGGATGGCGGAAGGGCTGGCGACCGAAGCGGGGGTCGCGATCCTCAACGAGGTGGTGCTCAACCAGGTGCTCGTCCGATTCTTGCCGAACGACCCGGCGGCGGCTCCGAGCCCCGACCCGGCGGCGGATGCGCTGACCCGCGACGTCATCGCCCGCGTCCAGGCCGACGGCACGTGCTGGCTCGGTGGGACGACGTGGCACGACATGACGGCCATGCGGGTCTCCGTGAGCGGCTGGCAGACGACGCCCGCCGACATCGACCGCTCCGCGGAGGCGATCCTCCGCTGCGCCCGAGCCGCACGCGATGCGCTCGACGCGACGGTGGCGCCCACACGTTGA
- a CDS encoding acyltransferase encodes MPRIVRGALLQASWTGDKETMIQKHEQAAHDAAKQGAQVMCFQELFYGPYFCQVQEPQYYSYTELIPDGPTTARMQALAKETGMVLVVPMYEEDETASGIYYNTAAVIDADGTYLGKYRKTHIPHVKGFWEKYYFRPGNLGYPVFETAVGKVGVYICYDRHFPEGARALGLNGAEMVFIPSATSRGLSEYLWRIEQVSHAVANGYFVGTINRVGIEPLGDDDFYGQSYFCDPRGQFIGAVGDAHAEELLVRDMDLDRIVEVRQTWQFYRDRRPDMYEDLVTP; translated from the coding sequence ATGCCCCGGATCGTGCGCGGTGCGCTGCTCCAGGCGAGCTGGACCGGCGACAAGGAAACGATGATCCAGAAGCACGAGCAGGCCGCCCACGACGCCGCGAAGCAGGGCGCCCAGGTCATGTGCTTCCAGGAGCTGTTCTACGGCCCGTACTTCTGCCAGGTCCAGGAGCCGCAGTACTACTCGTACACGGAGCTCATCCCGGATGGTCCGACGACCGCCCGGATGCAGGCCCTCGCGAAGGAGACCGGGATGGTCCTCGTCGTGCCGATGTACGAGGAGGACGAGACGGCGAGCGGGATCTACTACAACACGGCGGCGGTCATCGACGCCGACGGGACCTATCTCGGCAAGTACCGCAAGACGCACATCCCGCACGTCAAGGGCTTCTGGGAGAAGTACTACTTCCGGCCGGGCAACCTCGGCTACCCGGTATTCGAGACGGCCGTCGGCAAGGTCGGCGTGTACATCTGCTACGACCGCCATTTCCCCGAGGGGGCACGGGCGCTCGGCCTCAACGGCGCAGAGATGGTGTTCATCCCGAGCGCGACATCGCGCGGCCTGTCCGAGTACCTCTGGAGGATCGAGCAGGTCAGCCACGCCGTCGCCAACGGGTACTTCGTCGGGACGATCAATCGGGTCGGGATCGAACCGCTCGGCGACGACGACTTCTACGGCCAGAGCTACTTCTGCGACCCGCGCGGGCAGTTCATCGGCGCGGTCGGCGACGCGCACGCCGAGGAGCTCCTCGTTCGCGACATGGATCTCGACAGGATCGTCGAGGTCCGCCAGACGTGGCAGTTCTATCGCGACCGTCGACCGGACATGTACGAGGACCTCGTCACACCATGA
- a CDS encoding TIGR03842 family LLM class F420-dependent oxidoreductase, with amino-acid sequence MRFGFTLKLDHPIERTIELTRRAEDAGFEHGWVFDSHVLWRDPYPLLTLMAQATRTLRLGTCVTNPATREPSVTASALAVLDELSGGRMDLGIGRGDSARRVLGKPPTTMATLEEAIVVIRDLVEGRTTTYEGAELALPWTGRWKLPVWVAGYGPMAIAMTGRVADGLILQLADPDLIRWFVGQLRTAEAAADRPAGSVKVQAAAPAHVGERGECRERTRWFPALVSNHVVDLVNKYPREQLPDSLTGYVRDRTGYDYHHHAEVGSSNAGFVGDEVTDRFCVLGSVDEHLAKLRELAEAGVDQFNLYLMNGDEESVLETYGREIVPALRDGAAVG; translated from the coding sequence ATGCGGTTCGGCTTCACCCTCAAGCTCGACCACCCGATCGAGCGGACCATCGAGCTCACGCGCCGGGCCGAGGACGCCGGCTTCGAGCACGGCTGGGTCTTCGACTCGCACGTCCTGTGGCGCGATCCGTACCCCCTCCTCACGCTCATGGCGCAGGCGACGCGGACCCTCCGTCTCGGCACCTGCGTGACGAACCCCGCCACTCGCGAGCCGTCCGTCACCGCATCCGCGCTCGCCGTGCTCGACGAGCTGAGCGGCGGTCGGATGGATCTCGGGATCGGCCGGGGCGACTCGGCGCGCCGGGTGCTCGGCAAGCCGCCGACGACGATGGCGACGCTCGAGGAGGCGATCGTCGTCATCCGCGACCTCGTGGAGGGCCGGACCACGACCTACGAGGGGGCCGAGCTCGCGCTGCCCTGGACCGGACGCTGGAAGCTCCCCGTGTGGGTCGCCGGCTACGGGCCGATGGCGATCGCGATGACCGGGCGCGTCGCGGACGGGCTCATCCTCCAGCTCGCCGACCCCGACCTCATCCGCTGGTTCGTCGGTCAGCTGCGGACGGCCGAGGCCGCCGCCGATCGGCCCGCCGGCTCGGTGAAGGTCCAGGCGGCCGCGCCCGCCCACGTCGGCGAGCGGGGCGAGTGTCGCGAGCGGACCCGATGGTTCCCGGCGCTCGTGAGCAACCATGTCGTGGACCTGGTGAACAAGTATCCCCGTGAGCAGCTGCCCGACTCGCTCACCGGCTACGTCCGCGATCGGACCGGCTACGACTACCACCACCACGCGGAGGTCGGCTCGAGCAACGCCGGTTTCGTGGGCGATGAGGTCACGGACCGGTTCTGCGTGCTCGGGTCGGTGGACGAGCACCTTGCCAAGCTCCGCGAGCTGGCGGAAGCCGGAGTGGATCAGTTCAACCTCTACCTGATGAACGGCGACGAGGAGTCGGTCCTCGAGACGTACGGACGTGAGATCGTCCCGGCGCTCCGGGACGGCGCCGCGGTCGGCTGA
- a CDS encoding aminotransferase class III-fold pyridoxal phosphate-dependent enzyme has product MTAEEIVRLSREHTFFSWSVQGAVDPIAIDHAEGIYLYTPDGRRIIDFNSQLMSVNIGHGDRRVIDAISAQAAKLQYVQPAFATEPRARLGAKLAEIMPGDLDKVFFTLGGAEAIENAIKLARHYSGRHKILARYRSYHGATMGAMTLTGDPRRWANEPGIVGVVRYPDTHRWGEPGPRPVAESLQGLEDVIRYEGAHTIAAVFLETIVGTNGILIPPDGYIAGVREICDRHGILMVADEVMAGFGRTGRWFAVDHWDTVPDLMTMAKGLTSSYLPLGAVAMRHHIAEFFETKMYYGGLTYSSHPLSLAAALATIEVYEEDDLIANAARMGEVMRAHHEALAAKHPSVGAHRSLGLFGILDLVRSREPYEPLTPFNGTSDEMKAIGTFFRENGLYTMIANNSIHTNPPLCISEAQLGEAFEIVDRALEIADRSFRG; this is encoded by the coding sequence ATGACGGCCGAGGAGATCGTCCGCCTGTCCCGCGAACACACCTTCTTCTCCTGGTCCGTCCAGGGCGCCGTCGACCCGATCGCGATCGACCACGCCGAGGGGATCTATCTCTATACCCCCGACGGCCGCCGGATCATCGACTTCAACAGCCAGCTCATGTCGGTGAACATCGGCCACGGTGACCGCCGCGTCATCGACGCGATCAGCGCCCAGGCGGCCAAGCTGCAGTACGTCCAGCCGGCCTTCGCGACCGAGCCGCGGGCCAGGCTCGGGGCGAAGCTCGCCGAGATCATGCCGGGCGACCTGGACAAGGTCTTCTTCACCCTCGGCGGGGCGGAGGCGATCGAGAACGCGATCAAGCTCGCCCGACACTACAGCGGCCGCCACAAGATCCTCGCCCGCTACCGCAGCTACCACGGGGCGACGATGGGGGCGATGACCCTCACCGGCGATCCGCGCCGCTGGGCGAACGAGCCGGGCATCGTCGGGGTGGTCCGCTACCCGGACACGCACCGCTGGGGCGAGCCCGGACCGCGCCCGGTCGCCGAGAGCCTGCAGGGCCTCGAGGACGTCATCCGCTACGAGGGGGCGCACACGATCGCGGCGGTCTTCCTCGAGACGATCGTCGGCACGAACGGGATCCTCATCCCGCCGGACGGCTACATCGCCGGCGTCCGCGAGATCTGCGATCGGCACGGCATCCTCATGGTCGCCGACGAGGTGATGGCGGGCTTCGGGCGGACCGGGCGCTGGTTCGCCGTCGACCACTGGGACACCGTGCCCGACCTCATGACGATGGCAAAGGGCCTCACGAGCAGCTACCTGCCGCTCGGCGCGGTCGCGATGCGCCACCACATCGCCGAGTTCTTCGAGACGAAGATGTACTACGGCGGGCTCACGTACAGCAGCCATCCGCTGAGCCTCGCCGCGGCGCTCGCGACGATCGAGGTGTACGAGGAGGACGACCTCATCGCCAACGCCGCCCGGATGGGCGAGGTCATGCGCGCGCATCACGAGGCCCTCGCCGCGAAGCACCCGAGCGTCGGCGCCCATCGCAGCCTCGGCCTGTTCGGCATCCTCGACCTCGTCCGCAGCCGCGAGCCGTACGAGCCGCTCACCCCGTTCAACGGCACGAGCGACGAGATGAAGGCGATCGGGACGTTCTTCCGCGAGAACGGCCTCTACACGATGATCGCGAACAACTCGATCCACACGAACCCGCCGCTCTGCATCAGCGAAGCGCAGCTCGGCGAGGCATTCGAGATCGTGGACCGCGCCCTCGAGATCGCCGACCGCTCGTTCCGCGGCTAG
- the hydA gene encoding dihydropyrimidinase, with protein sequence MRILIVNGTVVTAEGSSVADVFVDGETIAAIGRDLAAAGMAAEETIEATGRYVIPGAIDVHTHMELPFGGTFAKDTFETGTRAAAFGGTTTIVDFAVQSRGQSLRAGLDAWHAKAQGNTVIDYGFHMIMSDVNDATLAEMDGLVAEGVPDFKLFTAYPGVFYSDDGAIFRAMQRTRGNGGLIMMHAENGMAIDVVAAEEVAAGHVSPYYHGIARYPIFEGEATNRVIRLAEAAGVPVYIVHLSAREALDAVRSARDRGVRAYAETCPQYLFLSLDDLGNDFEGAKFVCSPPMRTKDHQPELWTGLLRDDLQVVSTDHCPFDFHGQKELGRGDFRKIPNGLPGVEDRLDLMHDGGVVGGRITRERWVEICSTAPARMFGMYPRKGSVSVGADADLVVYDPNRKRTISASTHHMDVDYSCYEGRVVQGAADVVLSRGSVVVRDGAFVGHKGAGRFIKRSPADFAREH encoded by the coding sequence ATGCGCATCCTCATCGTGAACGGGACGGTCGTGACGGCCGAGGGTTCATCGGTCGCCGACGTGTTCGTCGACGGCGAGACGATCGCGGCGATCGGGCGCGACCTGGCAGCGGCCGGCATGGCCGCCGAGGAAACGATCGAGGCGACCGGCCGCTACGTGATCCCCGGCGCCATCGACGTCCATACCCACATGGAGCTGCCGTTCGGCGGCACCTTCGCCAAGGACACGTTCGAGACAGGGACGCGCGCGGCGGCCTTCGGTGGGACGACGACGATCGTCGACTTCGCCGTCCAGTCGCGCGGGCAGTCGCTCCGGGCAGGCCTCGACGCCTGGCACGCCAAGGCCCAGGGCAACACCGTCATCGACTACGGCTTCCACATGATCATGAGCGACGTCAATGACGCAACGCTCGCCGAGATGGACGGGCTCGTCGCCGAGGGCGTGCCGGACTTCAAGCTCTTCACGGCCTACCCGGGCGTCTTCTACAGCGACGACGGGGCGATCTTCCGGGCGATGCAGCGGACTCGCGGGAACGGCGGGCTCATCATGATGCACGCCGAGAACGGGATGGCGATCGACGTGGTCGCCGCCGAAGAGGTCGCGGCCGGCCACGTTTCACCGTATTACCATGGTATCGCGCGATATCCGATCTTCGAGGGCGAGGCGACGAACCGGGTCATCCGTCTCGCCGAAGCGGCCGGCGTGCCCGTCTACATCGTCCACCTCTCGGCCCGGGAGGCCCTCGACGCCGTGCGCAGCGCCCGCGACCGCGGGGTCCGCGCCTACGCTGAGACGTGCCCTCAATACCTGTTCCTCTCGCTCGACGACCTCGGCAATGACTTCGAGGGGGCAAAGTTCGTCTGCTCTCCGCCGATGCGGACGAAGGACCATCAGCCCGAACTCTGGACCGGCCTCCTGCGCGACGACCTCCAGGTGGTCTCGACCGATCACTGCCCGTTCGACTTCCACGGCCAGAAGGAGCTCGGCCGGGGAGACTTCCGGAAGATCCCGAACGGCCTCCCGGGCGTCGAGGATCGGCTCGACCTCATGCACGATGGCGGGGTCGTCGGTGGTCGGATCACCAGGGAGCGCTGGGTCGAGATCTGCTCGACGGCGCCCGCCCGGATGTTCGGTATGTACCCGCGCAAGGGGTCCGTCTCGGTGGGGGCGGACGCGGACCTCGTCGTCTACGACCCGAACCGCAAGCGGACGATCAGCGCGTCGACCCACCACATGGACGTCGATTACTCGTGCTACGAGGGTCGGGTCGTGCAGGGTGCCGCAGACGTGGTCCTGTCCCGCGGCTCGGTCGTCGTCCGCGATGGCGCGTTCGTAGGCCACAAGGGCGCCGGTCGGTTCATCAAGCGGAGCCCGGCCGACTTCGCACGGGAGCACTGA
- a CDS encoding phosphodiester glycosidase family protein produces the protein MEHGRRPPAAALRTAVLVTLVLAAGSIGPAPASATVLVPFTVAGSEPLGPGTVHTWGSLTTDAGPSVANIVRVDPAAPNVHLESLVSNDTVAGLETVSSMASRESTPGHRVVAAVNGDFWSGYGGVLAAPNGTQIHGGELVTARRGSRPLIGVDAAGVIRMDDVTETMTLDVGGGLVVPITRFNQARNEYETALFSPRFGTSTGTDATGTEVVLSGVPGPIAPSGTYVATVQSIGIGVGDTALAPGTLVLSRAGTDSYLNALVPGQSVTIATAITPGWEGVTEAIGGGEWILRGGVVGVNPPWSGAGTANARTAVGITADGKLLIATVDGQLPGYSAGIDLTDLAGLLQGQGAVSAINFDGGGSTTLVARRPGDAMAGLVNRPSDGAPRAVTNALAVVSTAPDGPIAGLAIRPAPASVAVGSATTFSAVGWDTAINAVPVPPSSVGWSASGGTIDPSGRFLAATPGPAMIQAVALGLSASATFPVVVATDTTPPIAGPPIASFVTGWMAGQTAIAVQLAWPAATDVGSGVAAYHVWMSANGAAYTAVPLFGPLVRSAVVRVAPGPTYRFAVDAMDGAGNVSPKAVGPRITQTVVQEGSSTVAYRGRWARFTAAGYYGGAVRAATTGGTSVTIRFSGSDVAWVSSIGPDRGAALVFVDGRLAATIDLRAAKSAARRVVFRTGWATVGRHVLEIRPRATAGRPRVDVDAFLIEVTRPAP, from the coding sequence ATGGAACACGGACGTCGTCCGCCCGCCGCCGCCCTCCGGACCGCCGTCCTCGTGACCCTCGTCCTCGCCGCGGGATCGATCGGACCGGCGCCTGCATCGGCCACGGTCCTCGTTCCCTTCACCGTCGCCGGCTCCGAGCCGCTCGGGCCGGGAACCGTCCACACGTGGGGCAGCCTCACCACGGACGCCGGCCCATCGGTGGCGAACATCGTGCGGGTGGATCCAGCCGCCCCGAACGTCCATCTCGAGTCGCTCGTATCGAACGACACAGTCGCCGGGCTGGAGACCGTCTCATCCATGGCCAGCCGGGAAAGCACGCCCGGTCACCGTGTCGTCGCCGCGGTGAACGGCGACTTCTGGAGCGGCTACGGCGGCGTGCTCGCGGCGCCGAACGGCACCCAGATCCACGGCGGAGAGCTCGTGACGGCCCGGCGCGGGTCGCGGCCGCTGATCGGGGTGGATGCGGCCGGCGTCATCCGGATGGATGACGTGACCGAGACGATGACCCTCGACGTGGGCGGCGGGCTCGTGGTCCCCATCACCCGCTTCAATCAGGCCCGCAACGAGTACGAGACCGCGCTCTTCTCGCCCCGTTTCGGCACCTCGACGGGGACCGACGCGACGGGGACCGAGGTCGTGCTCAGCGGCGTTCCCGGCCCGATCGCCCCGAGCGGCACGTACGTCGCGACCGTCCAGTCGATCGGCATCGGCGTCGGCGACACCGCGCTCGCGCCGGGCACCCTCGTCCTGTCGCGGGCGGGGACCGATTCGTACCTCAACGCACTCGTGCCGGGCCAGAGCGTCACGATCGCCACGGCGATCACTCCCGGCTGGGAGGGCGTCACCGAGGCGATCGGCGGAGGCGAGTGGATCCTCCGCGGCGGCGTGGTCGGGGTGAACCCGCCGTGGTCCGGGGCAGGCACCGCCAACGCCCGGACGGCCGTCGGCATCACGGCGGACGGGAAGCTGCTCATCGCCACGGTCGACGGCCAGCTCCCGGGCTACAGCGCCGGCATCGACCTCACGGACCTCGCGGGATTGCTCCAGGGCCAGGGAGCCGTCAGCGCGATCAACTTCGACGGCGGCGGATCGACGACGCTCGTCGCCCGCCGACCGGGCGACGCGATGGCCGGCCTCGTGAACCGGCCGTCGGACGGCGCTCCACGGGCGGTGACGAATGCGCTCGCGGTCGTGAGCACGGCCCCGGACGGGCCGATCGCGGGGCTCGCCATCCGGCCCGCTCCCGCGAGTGTCGCGGTCGGTTCGGCCACGACCTTCTCGGCCGTCGGCTGGGACACCGCGATCAACGCCGTCCCGGTCCCGCCCTCGAGCGTCGGCTGGTCGGCGAGCGGCGGGACGATCGATCCGAGCGGCAGATTCCTCGCCGCCACGCCGGGGCCGGCGATGATCCAGGCGGTCGCCCTCGGCCTGAGTGCGAGCGCGACGTTTCCGGTGGTCGTCGCGACGGACACCACGCCGCCGATCGCCGGCCCGCCGATCGCCTCGTTCGTGACCGGCTGGATGGCCGGCCAGACGGCGATCGCGGTCCAGCTCGCCTGGCCCGCGGCGACCGACGTGGGGAGCGGCGTCGCCGCCTATCACGTGTGGATGAGCGCGAACGGGGCCGCCTACACGGCCGTGCCGCTGTTCGGACCGCTCGTCCGGTCGGCCGTCGTCCGGGTCGCGCCGGGGCCGACGTACCGCTTCGCCGTCGATGCGATGGACGGCGCCGGCAACGTGAGCCCGAAGGCGGTGGGCCCCCGCATCACCCAGACGGTGGTCCAGGAAGGGAGTTCGACCGTGGCCTACCGCGGGCGGTGGGCCCGCTTCACCGCCGCCGGCTACTACGGGGGCGCCGTGCGGGCCGCGACGACCGGCGGGACGTCCGTCACGATCCGTTTTAGCGGATCCGACGTGGCGTGGGTGTCGAGCATCGGGCCGGACCGTGGCGCCGCCCTCGTGTTCGTCGATGGACGGCTTGCGGCGACGATCGACCTGCGGGCGGCGAAGTCGGCCGCACGGCGGGTCGTCTTCCGGACGGGCTGGGCGACGGTGGGCCGCCACGTCCTCGAGATCCGACCACGCGCGACCGCCGGGAGGCCGCGAGTGGACGTCGATGCCTTCCTCATCGAGGTGACGCGACCGGCGCCCTGA